AGAGTGCACGATGGGCGCACAGTCAGCGGGACCGCTGGTCGTCGGGGTGGACAGCTCGACGCAGTCCACCAAGGCGCTGGTCGTGGACGCGGCGACCGGTGCTGTCGTCGCCCGGGGCCAGGCACCGCACACGGTCGACGGCGGCAACGGCAAGGAGAGCGACCCCGTGCAGTGGTGGCGGGCGCTGGGCGAGGCTCTGGCACAGTGCGGCGACGCGGCGCGGCAGGCCTCGGCGGTGTCCGTCGGCGGGCAGCAGCACGGGCTGGTCACGCTGGATGCGGCCGGTGCGCCGGTGCGTCCGGCCATGCTGTGGAACGACGTCCGGCCGGCGCCCCAGAGCGAACGGCTGATCGCGGAACTGGGCGGCCCGCAGGCCTGGGCGCGGCGGGTGGGGAGCGTGCCGGGTCCGGCGTTCACGGTGGCCAAGTGGGCCTGGCTGCGGGAGAACGAGCCGGCCGCGGCCGCGGCGACCGCCGCGGTACGGCTGCCGCACGACTACCTCACCCAGCGCCTGACCGGCGAGTCCGTCACCGACCGCGGCGACGCCTCCGGGACGGGCTGGTGGGCGTCGTCCACCGGGGCCTACGACCCGGAGATCCTGGAGCATGTCGGGCTGTCCCCCGAGGCGCTGCCGCGGGTGGCGCTCCCGGGCGAGGCCGCCGGGACGGTGCACGCCGAGGACCTGCCGCTGCCGCACGGCGCGTTGGTGGCCGCCGGGACGGGGGACAACATGGCGGCCGCCCTCGGGCTGGGTCTGCGTCCCGGACAGCCGGTGCTGAGCCTGGGCACCTCGGGGACCGTCTACGCGGTCTCCACCCACCGGCCCGCCGATCCGACCGGCACCGTGGCGGGCTTCGCCGATGCCCGCGGCGACTGGCTTCCGCTGGCCTGCACCCTGAACTGCACCCTCGCCGTGGACCGGGTGGCGGCCCTGCTGGGGCGCGACCGGGAGGCCGTGGAGGGGGGCGGCGAGGTGGTGCTGCTGCCGTTCCTCGACGGTGAGCGCACCCCGAACCTGCCGGGCGCCTCGGGCCTGGTCCACGGCCTGCGGCACCACACCACGGCCGGGCAACTGCTCCAGGCCGCCTACGACGGCGCGGTGTTCGCGCTGCTGCAGGCCCTGGACCGGGTGCTGGACGCGGATGCCGCGCCCGATGCCCCCCTGTTGCTGATCGGCGGCGGGGCGAAGGGCCGGGCCTGGCGGGAGACCGTCCGCCGGCTGTCGGGCCGCCCGGTGGTGGTGCCCGAGGCGCAGGAGCTGGTGGCGTTCGGCGCGGCGGCGCAGGCGGCCGGGCTGCTGCTGGAGGAGGATCCGACGGCGGTGGCCCGTCGCTGGGGAACGGCGCGCGGCGCCGAGTACGAGGCGCAGCCGAAGGACGGCGCCGCCTGGGACCGGCTGGCGGCGACGCTCGCCGACGGCGCGGCGCTGCTGCGACGATGACCTCGGCATCGCAGCCGTACGCCCGCGGGCACCGCAGCCGCACACCCGGAGGGCCCGCGCTCCCCGGCCCCCTCCCGAGGAGATCCCCGTGACCGCGCCCGGCGGCGACACCCAGCACGGCATCCGACGGCGCAATCTGGCCCGGGTGCTGCAGACCGTGGCCGCACAGGGCCCGCTGTCCCGGCCGGCGGTCGCGGCGCGGATCGGGCTGACCCGGGCGGGAGTGGCCCCGCTCGTCGACGAGCTGCTGCGGGCCGGCCTGCTGGTCGGGACGGGGCGGGCGACGACCGGCGGCCGGGGCCGGCCGGGCGGTGAACTGGCGGTCAGCGACCGCGGCCCGGCCGGGATCGGTGCCGAGATAGGCGTCGACCGTCTGGCGGTGTGCGCGGTCGATCTGCGCGGGCGGGTCCGGGCCCGGGTGGCGGCCGATGCGGCGAACCGGCACAGCGCGCCCGGCCCGGTGCTGGAGCGGCTGTCCGCGCTGCTCGCGGAGGTGACCGGCGAGATAGCCGCCGAGGGGCTGCGGCCGGCCGGGCTGGCGGTGGCCGTGCCCGGTCTGGTGGCCCGCGGCGCGACGACCGTGGTGCACGCCCCCAACCTCGGCTGGCGGGCCGTCGATCTCGCACCGGGACTCGCCGGGGCGACGGCCCCGCCCGACGGCACCCCGGCCCTCCCCCTCACCGTCGAGAACGAGGCCAACCTCGGCGCGCTGGCCGAACTGCGGCTGGGCGGGGGCGACGGACAGCCGGCGCCGCCCGCGGACTTCGTGCATGTGTCGGCGGAGATCGGAATCGGCGCAGCGGTCGTCGTGGAGGGGCAACTGCTGCGGGGGGCACGGGGGTTCGCGGGCGAGCTGGGGCATGTGCCGGTGTATCCGGACGGTCCGGCGTGCGACTGCGGCGGCCGGGGCTGTCTGGAGCAGTACGCCGGGGAGGAGGCCGTGCTGCGCGCGGGCGGCCTCGCCCCCGGCCGGGCGGCGGCCGCTCATCCGGGGCCGGGCGCCCGTATCGGCCT
This portion of the Streptomyces caniferus genome encodes:
- the xylB gene encoding xylulokinase; translation: MGAQSAGPLVVGVDSSTQSTKALVVDAATGAVVARGQAPHTVDGGNGKESDPVQWWRALGEALAQCGDAARQASAVSVGGQQHGLVTLDAAGAPVRPAMLWNDVRPAPQSERLIAELGGPQAWARRVGSVPGPAFTVAKWAWLRENEPAAAAATAAVRLPHDYLTQRLTGESVTDRGDASGTGWWASSTGAYDPEILEHVGLSPEALPRVALPGEAAGTVHAEDLPLPHGALVAAGTGDNMAAALGLGLRPGQPVLSLGTSGTVYAVSTHRPADPTGTVAGFADARGDWLPLACTLNCTLAVDRVAALLGRDREAVEGGGEVVLLPFLDGERTPNLPGASGLVHGLRHHTTAGQLLQAAYDGAVFALLQALDRVLDADAAPDAPLLLIGGGAKGRAWRETVRRLSGRPVVVPEAQELVAFGAAAQAAGLLLEEDPTAVARRWGTARGAEYEAQPKDGAAWDRLAATLADGAALLRR
- a CDS encoding ROK family protein, whose product is MTAPGGDTQHGIRRRNLARVLQTVAAQGPLSRPAVAARIGLTRAGVAPLVDELLRAGLLVGTGRATTGGRGRPGGELAVSDRGPAGIGAEIGVDRLAVCAVDLRGRVRARVAADAANRHSAPGPVLERLSALLAEVTGEIAAEGLRPAGLAVAVPGLVARGATTVVHAPNLGWRAVDLAPGLAGATAPPDGTPALPLTVENEANLGALAELRLGGGDGQPAPPADFVHVSAEIGIGAAVVVEGQLLRGARGFAGELGHVPVYPDGPACDCGGRGCLEQYAGEEAVLRAGGLAPGRAAAAHPGPGARIGLLARRAAEGDAAVVQALHTAGTALGIALAGAVNLLDPRAVVLGGALAGLAPWILPSLERELALRTSVAADPGRGGGPWVTVSRLGADGPLLGAAHAALQAVLDDPLRSCTPAHSPRN